A window of Streptomyces profundus genomic DNA:
CGGCGGTCGGCTCGTTGACGATCCGCAGCACGTTGAGGCCGGCGATCTCGCCCGCCTCCTTGGTGGCCTGCCGCTCGTGGTCGTTGAAGTACGCCGGGACGGTGATCACCGCGTCGGCGACCTTCTCGCCCAGGTAGGCCTCGGCGTCCCGCTTCAGCTTCTGAAGGATGAACGCGCTCATCTGCTGCGGGTTGAAGTCCTTGCCGTCCAGGCCGATCTTCCAGTCGGTGCCCATGTGGCGCTTGACCGAGCGGATCGTCCGGTCCACGTTGGTGACGGCCTGCCGCTTGGCCACCTCGCCGACGAGCACCTCGCCGTTCTTCGCGAAGGCCACAACGGACGGCGTGGTCCTGGCGCCCTCGGCGTTGGTGATGACGGTGGGCTCACCGCCTTCGAGAACACTGACGACGGAGTTCGTCGTGCCCAGGTCGATGCCGACCGCACGTGCCATTTCGGATCCTCCAGCTGCTCGCCGCTTTACTTGAGTGTGACAGGCTCAAGACTGCCCGAGCGCGCGCCTCCAGTCAAATGACCTGAGCCCAGGGCGCTCAACCTTGTTCAGTCGGCCTGCTCAACGGCGGGCCCGGCCGGTGTTCCGAGCCGAGCCAGCGGAGCCAACCGGGGTTCAGGCCCGTTCCGAGGCCCGTTCCGCCGCCGGGCGCAGCGCCAGCAGCGCCACATCGTCCCGCACCTCGCTGGCGAACCCGGTCATGTCCCGCCACACGAAGTCGACCAGCGCCTGCGGGTCGGGCGAGGGACCGCCCTTCGCGCCGCACCAGCCGGACACCCGCTCCACCAGGGGATAGAACGCCCCCGACGCGTTCCTGGCCTCCGTCACCCCGTCCGTGTAGCCCAGCAGCACATCGCCGGGGCAGAGCGGGACGGTCAGCGGGTGCGGCGTCAGCCCCTCCAGGCCGAGCCCCAGTGGCGGCGCCGGAACGGCCGCCAGCTCCCGCACCCCGCCGTCGCGCAGCAGCAGCATCGGCGGATGCCCGCAGGACGTCAGCCGGACGGCGTCCTCGTCGGGCGGGAACTCCAACAGCACGGCGGTCACGAACAGTTCCGACGGCTCGGGCCCGGCCGTGCCCGCCTCGATCCGCAACCGCCGGTCGAGGCGCAGCGCCACCCCGGCCAGCTCGCGCTCGTCCAGCAACGCCTCGCGGAACGTGCCCAGCAACGCGGCCACCGTGCCCACCGCCGCCAGGCCGTGTCCCTGCACGTCCGCGACCAGCGCCCGCACCCCGTAGGGCCCCTCGCGCACGTCGTAGAGGTCCCCGCCGACCTGCGCCGCCACCTGCGCCGCGCGGTAGAGCCCGGCGCAGCTGACCGCCCCCACCCGGGGCGCCACCGGCGGCAGCACGGCGCGCTGTGCCGCCTCGGCCACCGAGCCCACCCGAACCAGCTCACGGGTATAGCGACTGCGCACCCAGGAGACCAGCACACTGAACCCGGCGATGGCCGTCATCGCCGCCACGTCCGGCTCGTTGATATGCGCGGGCTGGGTGGGCGGCAGCATCAGCAGCACCAGCACGGCGACCGAGAGCGCCGCCGTCCGCCAGGGGCCGAAGAGCAGTCCGGTCAACGGCGGCAGCGCCGCGAACACGAACGCGAGCTGCACCCACCCGGGCGCGATCATCTGGACCACGGCGAGCACGACCAGCACCCCCCAGGGCACCAGCCACAGCTGGCGGGGCACCGTCGGGTGCTCCCCGCCCGGGAACCCCGGCCAGCTCACCGCCCACCGGCGACCCGCAGCCGGGCCGCCTCCTCCCGGATATCGGGCAGTTGGGCGTAGAGCGCGTCGCCTGGACAGTCCGTCTGGACGATGTCCCGGTGGCCCGACACCACCTCCAACTCCGCCGGATCGCCCTCCGGCACCCTGCTGTCGTCGTTGGTCGACACCATCCGGACCCGCTCGCGCGGATCGGTGCCCGGCCGCAGCTTCCACGCCGCGACCTCGGCGATCGCCGTGATCAGCTCCCCCGGCACGGCCGCCGGGTCGGTGAAGGCGCCGAGCGCGGCGATGCCCACGCTGTCCATGTTGAAGCCGGTGGTGTGCGCCCCCAGCACATAGCGGTCCTTGCCCCCGCCCCGCCCCTCGTAGACGGTGCCGCACTTGTCCACCACGAAGTTGTAGCCGATGTCGTCCCAGCCCTGGGCGCTCACATGGTCGGTGTGCATCGAACGCAGCATCTCCGGCGCATCGGCGCAGTCATAGTCGTCCGGATGGTTGGTGTGATGGATGAACACCGCACGCGAGGGCCCCGTGTAGGTGACGGGCTCAGTGTTCAGCTCCTCGTCGGCGCCCCACTCCGCCCGGGTCACCACCTCGGGCGCGGGCGCGGGCCGCTCCACGGCGGGCAGCGGACGTCTGGGCCCGGTGGCGTCTCCCTGGGGCAGCGGCGGCGGCGCGTCCCAGGTCACCACGAGGGCGATGGGCAGCACCGCGGCGAGGAGGGCGAACCGCTGGGTGGACTGTGCGGACATGGCGCCCCGCCTCAGGAGAGGATCTTGACGGCGCTCGACCAGTTCAGCCCCAGCCGCTCCTGGGCGGCCATATGGAGGAACTGGAAGGCCTCCAACTCCCTGGCCCGCCGCAGCGGGCCCACGTCCCTGGGGATCAGCCCGCCGGACGTGGCGAGTTCGGCCACCCGGGCCTTGGCGTCCTCGTCGTCCCCCGCGATCAGCACGTCCAACGGGAGCCCGGCGACCTGTCCGCTGAGCAGCGTGGTGGCGAAGGTGGTGTTGAACGCCTTCACCACCGGCACCCCCGGTGCGGCCTCGGCGGCGATCCGCTCGGCGGCCGAGGTGCCGGCCGGCACCACGAGCCCGTCGAAGGTGGCGAAGTCCACCGGGTTGCTGATGTCCACCAGCACCGCCCCGGTGAGCGCGGTGCCGTACTCGGCCGCGACCGCCAGCCCCGCCGGATACGGCACCGCCAGCACCACCAGGTCGGCGTCCTCGACGGCGATCGCGTCGGACGCCGCCACATCCCCTTCGGGCACGCCGCGCCGCAACTGGTCGGCGAGGTCGGCGGCCTTCGGCGGCGAGTGGTCGACGATCCGAACGGTGTGCCCGCCGGCGAGCGCCCTGGTCCCTATCCCGCGGGCCATGGCGCCCGCACCCACAATGGTGACAATCACCCCTTCATGCCAGCACGTGACCCCCACCCCCGCATCTCGGCCGGGACCCGCGGGGGCCCGGGCCGCCCGCCGTCAACTCCCCTTGCCGTCCCGCATCTCGTCGAGCCGTTCGGCCAGCACCGCCGGGTGGCCGTGCTCCGGGTCCTTGGCCGACGTCAGCAGGGTGACGGTGCGCCCCGCCCGGTCCAGCTCGTGCAGCCTGGTGAGCGCCGCGTTCGGCTCGTCGGCCGTCAGCTCCGCCAGATATCTGCGGCGGAACTCGTCGAAGTCGCCGTCCGGGCCGTGGTACCAGCGGCGCAGCTCGGGCGATGGCGTCAGCTCCTTGGGCCACTCGTCCAGCGGCAGCTCGTCCTTCTTCACCCCCCGCGGCCAGATCCGGTCCACCAGCACCCGGACCCCGTCGTCCCGCTCGGGCTCCTCGTACACCCGCCGCAGTCGAATCACATCGGCCTCCACTCCGTGTCGAAGGACCCGGCCCCGTGTTGGCCGGCGGCCCCGCCCACCCCGGGCGAGGTCATGAGGACGGCGCCGGCGCCGACCGCCAGCAGCACGCCGAGGGCCAGCAGGAGCCACCACCAGAAACGCTGTTGCGGGGTCATCTGGACAGCCACCTCGGTGCACCCTTCCGGCGAACGGGCGGCCGGGGTCCAGCGCCGGCCGCCCGCCCATGGTGTCCGTCCCCCCGGGCGACTTATCGGATTTGGGACCCGACCCCGCCGGCTTCCTCCGATCGGGCGGCGGGCAGGACGTCATTCGGCCCAGCCGAGGCGAGGGCGTCGTCGGGGCCGGCCGCCGGCCGCCCTTCGCCCGGTCGGGTCGGGGGCCGCCCGGAGAGCAGCGCCGCCGGCACCGAGGCGGCCAGCACCATCACCGTCGCCCAGAGATAGGTGTGCTGGAAGGCCGCAGCCGTGCCCTCCCGGCTCGCGAGGTTGCTGGTCAGCAGCACGGCGAACACCGCCGCGCCCACGGCCACCGCCAGCTGGTTGCCGATGTTCAGCAGCGTGGAGGCCGCCGGCACGTCGGGGCCCCTGGCGGAACGGGTGGCCGCCGTGATGGTCGGCATCATCGTCATGCCCACGCCGACCCCCAGGACCCCGAGCGCCAGCCGCAGCTCCCCGTCCGACGGCCGACCGCCCACCAGGACGGTGAACCAGCCCAGCGCCGCGGCCACGATCAGCACCCCCGGCAGCACGATCCAGCGCGGCGCCACCCGGTCGGACAGCCGCCCGGTCAGCTGCATGGTGATCCCGGCCGCCAGCCCCAGCTGGATCGTCATCAGCCCGGACTCCAGCACGCTCGCGCCCCGCACCAGCTGGAAGTACATCGGCGTCAGCAACATCGCCCCGAAGTAACCCATCACAAACGGAACGAGCGTCAACATCCCCACCGCCAACGGCCGGTGCGTCAGCAGCCGCAGGTTGATCAGCGGCCTCCTCGACGTCAGCCCCCGCCGCACGAACACCAGCACCAGCACCGCGCCAACGCCGATCGGCAGCAGGGTGCCGGGCGCGGCGAAGCCCCCCTCGCCCTCGCTCGCCCTGGTCAGGCCGTAGATCAACACGGCGAACCCGGGCGAGAGCAGCAACAGACCGGGAACGTCGAGACGGCTCCCCCTGCTCGGCGGATCGGTGGGGAAGATCCACAGCACCAGGGTCATCGCCAGCGCGACGACCGGCACGTTGACCAGGAACATCCACCGCCACGACACATCGTCCACCAGCCAGCCGCCCAGCACCGGGCCCAGCGCGGGCGCCACCAGGATGGACAGCCCCGAGATGCTCATCAGCTTCCCCTGTCCACCCCCGCTCGCGGCGGCGGCCCGCAGGACGAGCGACATCCCCACCGGCGTGATCAGGCCGCCGCCAAGACCCTGGAGGGCGCGGAACGCGATCAGCGACTCCGCGCTCCAGGCCGCGCCGGCGAGCCCGGAGCCGAACGCGAAGAGCCCCAGGGCGCCGAGGTACACCCGCTTGGCGCCGAACCGCGCCATCGCCCACGGCGCGGCCGGGATCACCGAGGCGAGCGCCAGCACATAGGCCGAGGTCACCCACTGGATGGTGGCGAGCGTCGCGTCGAACTCACGGGACAGCGCGGTCAGCGCGACGTTGACGATGGTGGTGTCCAGCACGATGGTGAACGAGGCGAGCGCGGCCACCAGGGCTATGGCCACGGGCGAACGCGGCGCGGCACGAGGGGCCCCTCCGGGCTCGGCGGACGGGGCGGGCGGACGGGACGGCACGGACATGGCGCACTCTTCTCGACTCTCTCGGCGGGGTGGGCGCTCTCGGCGCTCTCGGTGGGGTGGGCGCTCGCTGCGGGGTGGGCGTGGGGCCGGGCGTCGCCGCCGTGGCGGCGCCACGCGTCAGGGCTCGTAGGGCGTCGCGCCGCGCGCCGAGCGCAACGCGGTGGCCCACCAGACCAGCTGGTCGATGACCCCCGCCATCGCGCGCTCGTTGCTCTCCGCCTCGGCCGGACGCCCGGCGTCGTCGAACCAGTTCCAGGGGTGGTGGAAGCTGACACCACGCCGGATGGTCACCGCGTGCAGCTCGGCGAAGACCCCGCGCAACTGCTCCACGGCGCGCAGCCCACCGCCGAGCCCCCCGTAGGAGACGAACGAGACCGGCTTGGCCTGCCACTCCGTGAAGTGCCAGTCGATGAGGTTCTTCAGCGCGGCCGGGAAACTGTGGTTGTACTCCGGGGTGATCACCACGAACGCGTCGGCCGCGGCCAGCCGTCCGGCCACGTCCGCCAGCGCCCCGGCGGCCCCGGCGGCCCCGGGAGCGGACTCGGCGGACGGCGCGGCCATGTCGAGCCCGAGCGGCACCTCGGCGACGTCCAGCACGTCGACCGCGACGTCGCCCCGTTCGGCGCCCCGGCTCAGCAGCCGCTCGGCCACCCAGCCGGCGACGGTGGAACCGAAGCGGCCCTCCCTGAGGCTGCCGAGGATCACGGCCACCCGCACGGGCCCCGCACCCCCGGCCGACGCCTCGGCGTGCCCGCTCGCGCTCCGGGGCCCTTCGGCCGCGACACCGCCGCGAACCGTGCTGTCGTCGACGCCTTCGATGGTGGGGGCGGTGGACATGGTCGGCCTCCTGGGCTCCGCTGGTGAGGTACGGAGACCAGGTTGGAACTTCAAGAACACTTGAAGTCAACCCATGGCGCCGGGGAACCCGCGAATCACCCGCCGGACCGGCCCGACACCAGGACCGTTAGCCAATTGAGTTACCGCTCAGTAGGATGCCCCTGGGCTATCGTCTAGCCTTCGCCGCCCGCCCTTCCGCAGGTACGAGGAGCCACCATGCAACTCGCCGCGATCGTCATCTCGTTGACGCTCACCGCGGTCGCCATCGCGCTGTTCAGCCGGGCGATCGCACAGATCGTCCGCCAGCTGCGCCTGGGGCAGCCGGTCCCCCAGGGGCTGCGCACCGACAACCCGGTGGCCCGCACCCTCACCCTGGCCAAGGAGTTCCTCGGCCACACCAGGATGAACCGCTGGGCGGTCGTCGGCGTCGCGCACTGGTTCGTCGCGATCGGGTTCCTCACCCTGATCCTCACCATCGTCCAGGCGTACGGCCAGCTCTTCCAGGCCGACTGGACGCTCCCGGTGCTCGGCACCTTCGTGCCCTACGAGATGTACATCGAGTTCATGGCGCTGATGACGGTGCTCGGCATCGGCACGCTGATCGTGATCCGGCTGCTCAGCCTGCCCAGCCGCCCGGGGCGCAAGTCCCGGTTCACCGGCTCCACCTCCTGGCAGGCGTACTTCGTCGAGTACGTCATCCTCACCATCGGCGCGGCGATCCTGCTGCTGCGCGGCCTGGAGGGCGCGCTGCACCACGTCGACGGCTACCGCGCGGCGTACTTCGTCTCGTACCCGCTGGTCGCCGCCTTCGACGGGCTGTCAACGGGCGCGCTCCAGAACATCGTCTACCTGGTCGCGCTGATCAAGATCGGCGTCAGCATGACCTGGGCGATCACCATCGGCCTCAACACCGCCATGGGCGTCGCCTGGCACCGCTTCCTCGCCTTCCCCAACATCTGGTTCAAGCGCGACGCCGAGGGCGCCCCCGCGCTCGGCGCGCTGCTGCCCATGACGTCGGCCGGCAAGCCCATCGACTTCGAGACGGTCTTCGACGACGAGGGCGGCGAGGACACCCAGTTCGGCGTCTCCCAGGTGGAGCACTTCTCCTGGAAGGGCCTGCTGGACTTCTCCACCTGCACGGAGTGCGGGCGCTGCCAGTCCCAGTGCCCCGCCTGGAACACCGGGAAGCCGCTCTCCCCCAAGCTGTTGATCATGTCGCTGCGCGACCACGCGCACGCCAAGGCCCCCTACCTGCTGCCCGGCGCCGCCCCCGACCCCGTGGCCACCACCACCGACGACGGCGTGCCCGCCGTGGCCGAGAACGAACGCCCGCTGATCGGCACCGCCGAGCAGCACGGCGTGATCGACCCGGACGTGCTCTGGTCCTGCACCACCTGCGGCGCCTGCGTCGAGCAGTGCCCGGTGGACATCGAGCACATCGACCACATCGTGGACATGCGCCGCTACCAGGTGATGATCGAGTCGGCGTTCCCCAGCGAGGCCGGCACCATGCTCAAGAACCTGGAGCGCAAGGGCAACCCCTGGGGCATGGCCAAGAAGAAGCGCCTGGAGTGGACCAAGGAGGTCGACTTCGAGGTCCCGGTCGTCGGCAAGGACGTCGAGGACCTCACCGAGGTCGAGTACCTCTACTGGGTCGGCTGCGCCGGCGCCCTGGAGGACCGCGCCAAGAAGACCACCAAGGCGTTCGCCGAGCTGCTGCACATCGCCGGCGTGAAGTTCGCCATCATGGGCGGCGACGAGGCCTGCACGGGGGACTCCCCGCGCCGCCTTGGCAACGAGTTCCTCTTCCAGCAGCTGGGCGAGCAGAACGTCGAGTCGCTCAAGGCGGCCAAGGCGCGGAAGATCGTCGCCACCTGCCCGCACTGCTTCAACACCATCGCCAACGAGTACCCGCAGCTGGGCGGCGAGTTCGAGGTCATCCACCACACCCAGCTGCTGCAACACCTGGTGGACGAGAACAAGCTGGTCCCGGTCACCCCGGTGGACGGCCTGATCACGTACCACGACCCGTGCTACCTGGGCCGGCACAACAAGGTCTACACCCCGCCGCGCGAGATCATCGGCAGGGTCCCGGGGCTGCGCAACGAGGAGATGCACCGCCACAAGGAGCGGGGCTTCTGCTGCGGCGCCGGCGGCGCCCGGATGTGGATGGAGGAGCGCATCGGGAAGCGCGTCAACGACGAACGCGTGGACGAGGCCCTCGCCCTGGACCCGGACATCATCTCCACCGCCTGCCCGTTCTGCCTGGTGATGCTCAGCGACTCCGTCAACGGCAAGAAGAACGACCAGCAGGCCAAGGAGGAGCTGCGGGTGGTGGACGTGGCCCAGCTGCTGCTGGACTCCGTGCGGACCCCGAGCGCCGACGGGGCCGCCGAGCCGTCGCCGTCGCCTTCCCCCTCGTCCTCGCCGCCGTCCTCGCCACCGTCCTCGCCTTCGCCGGAGTCGCAGCCGACCGGAAGTTGACGCCGGCCGACCGGCGGCCGGCCATCCCGGAGACCGGGGGCGCCGGTGGCTCCGGAAGAAGGTACGTTCTAGGCGTGGCCGGATTCCGAAGGAAGCGCGACAACCAGTACCCACAGGGCTCCCACCCCTACCCACAGGGTCAGGGCCCCCAGCCGGGATATGACGGACAGTCATATCCCGGGCCTGGCCCGTACGGAGGCGCACCGCCGGGCAACGGCCCGTACCCGCCGGACGGTTACCGTCACGGCGACTACGGCGACGGCGCGTACCAGGACGACGGGTACGGCCGGCAGGGGTACGGCGGCTACGGCGACGACGGGCCCGGCGAGGGCGGCAACGACGGGTACGCCGACGGCGGTTACGGCGACGGCGCTCCGCCCGGGCCCCCGCCCGCCGACCCGCTGCCCTGGCGTCAACTGCTGCTGGGCATCGTCTTCCGCCCCAGCGGCACCTTCTGGACGATGCGCGACTACCCGATGTGGTGGCCCGCACTGATCGTCAGCTTCCTCTACGGACTGATCGCGGTCTTCGGGCTCGACGACTCCCGCGACACCATCCTCGACACCACCATCTCCAGCCTGATCCCCTACCTGCTCTTCACCGGCGTGGCGATGGTGCTGGGCGCGCTGGTCCTCAGCACCGTGACCCACAACCTGGCGCGCCAACTCGGCGGCAACGGGCTGTGGGCCCCGACGGCCGGTCTGGCCATGCTGATCATGACGCTGACGGACATCCCGCGGCTGGCGCTGGCCCTCTTCCTGGGCGGCGGCGACCCCATCGTCCAGGTCCTCGGCTGGGCCACCTGGCTCTACGCGGGGCTGCTGTTCACCATGATGGTCAGCCGATCCCACGAGATCGCCTGGCCCCGGGCCCTCGGCGCCTCCAGCATCCAACTCCTGGGCCTGCTCATGCTGATCAAGCTGGGCACCCTCTGACCCACCAACCCCTCCGGTAACCTCGGGGGGTGCTTCTGTCAGACAAGGACATCCGGGCCGAAATCGATGCTGGCCGCGTGCGGATCGAGCCATTCGAACCGACGATGATCCAACCCTCCAGCATCGACGTCCGACTCGACCGCTACTTCCGGGTGTTCGAGAACCACCGCTACCCGCATATCGACCCGTCGGTGGAACAGCCGGACCTGACGAGGATGATCGAGCCCAAGGGCGACGAGCCCTTCATCCTCCACCCGGGCGAGTTCGTCCTGGCCTCCACCTACGAGATGATCACCCTCCCGGAGAACCTCGCCTCCCGGCTGGAGGGCAAGAGCTCCCTCGGCCGCCTCGGCCTGCTCACCCACTCCACTGCGGGCTTCATCGACCCGGGCTTCTCCGGCCATGTCACGCTGGAGCTGTCCAATGTGGCCACCCTGCCGATCAAGCTCTGGCCCGGAATGAAGATCGGCCAACTCTGCGTCTTCCAGCTGACGTCACCGGCCGAGCGCCCCTACGGCTCCGGCGCGACAGGCTCCCGCTACCAGGGCCAACGCGGGCCCACCCCCTCGCGCTCATACCTCAACTTCCACCGCACCGAGATCTGACCTCCGCACGGGCACCACACTCCGCAACCGCGCACACCGCGGACACCTCACCAACCGCCCAGGCCCGATCCGGTCGCTCCCCAACTGCCGCATCGGAAACCGAGCGGCGCTGAACACATGCCCCTCAACACAACGAACAACGGTAACGGCGCCGACACCAGACAACGTGGCCTTCTCCCCTGCCTCTTGACAACGAAGACCACTCTAAGCGACCACACCGACACCCCCACGCCGGCACTCCGACACCCCACCCCCCGAGGAGATGAGGTAACCTGTACCCCACGAACGGCCCTCAAGCCGCTCAAGCGGGCGTAGTTTAATGGTAGAACATGAGCTTCCCAAGCTCAGAGCGCGAGTTCGATTCTCGTCGCCCGCTCCATCTCAAACCCCCAGGTCAGCGACCTGGGGGTTGTTTGCTGAGCGAGGCCGGCATGGGGCCGCGTGCCAGATCCGTGCCAAATGAAGCTCCTGGGCGCCCGGGTAGCCACACTTATGGCTCGTGCGTGACCGTCGGACACCGCTGATATCCATTTCGCGAGACGCATGTTGCATGACGTGTACCACATTCGCCCGCGCCGCATAGCGGTATACACAGAGACATACCCGGACAACGCCGGGTGCCCAGCGTCCCGAGCATCAGGAAGACCCCTCCTGGCCGCACCACTCCAGAGGCCGTGCCAGATCCGTGCCAGAGCGGGACACCGGAGAACG
This region includes:
- a CDS encoding DHA2 family efflux MFS transporter permease subunit; amino-acid sequence: MSVPSRPPAPSAEPGGAPRAAPRSPVAIALVAALASFTIVLDTTIVNVALTALSREFDATLATIQWVTSAYVLALASVIPAAPWAMARFGAKRVYLGALGLFAFGSGLAGAAWSAESLIAFRALQGLGGGLITPVGMSLVLRAAAASGGGQGKLMSISGLSILVAPALGPVLGGWLVDDVSWRWMFLVNVPVVALAMTLVLWIFPTDPPSRGSRLDVPGLLLLSPGFAVLIYGLTRASEGEGGFAAPGTLLPIGVGAVLVLVFVRRGLTSRRPLINLRLLTHRPLAVGMLTLVPFVMGYFGAMLLTPMYFQLVRGASVLESGLMTIQLGLAAGITMQLTGRLSDRVAPRWIVLPGVLIVAAALGWFTVLVGGRPSDGELRLALGVLGVGVGMTMMPTITAATRSARGPDVPAASTLLNIGNQLAVAVGAAVFAVLLTSNLASREGTAAAFQHTYLWATVMVLAASVPAALLSGRPPTRPGEGRPAAGPDDALASAGPNDVLPAARSEEAGGVGSQIR
- a CDS encoding NADPH-dependent FMN reductase, which translates into the protein MSTAPTIEGVDDSTVRGGVAAEGPRSASGHAEASAGGAGPVRVAVILGSLREGRFGSTVAGWVAERLLSRGAERGDVAVDVLDVAEVPLGLDMAAPSAESAPGAAGAAGALADVAGRLAAADAFVVITPEYNHSFPAALKNLIDWHFTEWQAKPVSFVSYGGLGGGLRAVEQLRGVFAELHAVTIRRGVSFHHPWNWFDDAGRPAEAESNERAMAGVIDQLVWWATALRSARGATPYEP
- a CDS encoding (Fe-S)-binding protein, which gives rise to MQLAAIVISLTLTAVAIALFSRAIAQIVRQLRLGQPVPQGLRTDNPVARTLTLAKEFLGHTRMNRWAVVGVAHWFVAIGFLTLILTIVQAYGQLFQADWTLPVLGTFVPYEMYIEFMALMTVLGIGTLIVIRLLSLPSRPGRKSRFTGSTSWQAYFVEYVILTIGAAILLLRGLEGALHHVDGYRAAYFVSYPLVAAFDGLSTGALQNIVYLVALIKIGVSMTWAITIGLNTAMGVAWHRFLAFPNIWFKRDAEGAPALGALLPMTSAGKPIDFETVFDDEGGEDTQFGVSQVEHFSWKGLLDFSTCTECGRCQSQCPAWNTGKPLSPKLLIMSLRDHAHAKAPYLLPGAAPDPVATTTDDGVPAVAENERPLIGTAEQHGVIDPDVLWSCTTCGACVEQCPVDIEHIDHIVDMRRYQVMIESAFPSEAGTMLKNLERKGNPWGMAKKKRLEWTKEVDFEVPVVGKDVEDLTEVEYLYWVGCAGALEDRAKKTTKAFAELLHIAGVKFAIMGGDEACTGDSPRRLGNEFLFQQLGEQNVESLKAAKARKIVATCPHCFNTIANEYPQLGGEFEVIHHTQLLQHLVDENKLVPVTPVDGLITYHDPCYLGRHNKVYTPPREIIGRVPGLRNEEMHRHKERGFCCGAGGARMWMEERIGKRVNDERVDEALALDPDIISTACPFCLVMLSDSVNGKKNDQQAKEELRVVDVAQLLLDSVRTPSADGAAEPSPSPSPSSSPPSSPPSSPSPESQPTGS
- a CDS encoding Yip1 family protein; amino-acid sequence: MAGFRRKRDNQYPQGSHPYPQGQGPQPGYDGQSYPGPGPYGGAPPGNGPYPPDGYRHGDYGDGAYQDDGYGRQGYGGYGDDGPGEGGNDGYADGGYGDGAPPGPPPADPLPWRQLLLGIVFRPSGTFWTMRDYPMWWPALIVSFLYGLIAVFGLDDSRDTILDTTISSLIPYLLFTGVAMVLGALVLSTVTHNLARQLGGNGLWAPTAGLAMLIMTLTDIPRLALALFLGGGDPIVQVLGWATWLYAGLLFTMMVSRSHEIAWPRALGASSIQLLGLLMLIKLGTL
- a CDS encoding NADPH-dependent F420 reductase; this encodes MIVTIVGAGAMARGIGTRALAGGHTVRIVDHSPPKAADLADQLRRGVPEGDVAASDAIAVEDADLVVLAVPYPAGLAVAAEYGTALTGAVLVDISNPVDFATFDGLVVPAGTSAAERIAAEAAPGVPVVKAFNTTFATTLLSGQVAGLPLDVLIAGDDEDAKARVAELATSGGLIPRDVGPLRRARELEAFQFLHMAAQERLGLNWSSAVKILS
- a CDS encoding peptidoglycan recognition protein family protein: MSAQSTQRFALLAAVLPIALVVTWDAPPPLPQGDATGPRRPLPAVERPAPAPEVVTRAEWGADEELNTEPVTYTGPSRAVFIHHTNHPDDYDCADAPEMLRSMHTDHVSAQGWDDIGYNFVVDKCGTVYEGRGGGKDRYVLGAHTTGFNMDSVGIAALGAFTDPAAVPGELITAIAEVAAWKLRPGTDPRERVRMVSTNDDSRVPEGDPAELEVVSGHRDIVQTDCPGDALYAQLPDIREEAARLRVAGGR
- the dcd gene encoding dCTP deaminase, with the protein product MLLSDKDIRAEIDAGRVRIEPFEPTMIQPSSIDVRLDRYFRVFENHRYPHIDPSVEQPDLTRMIEPKGDEPFILHPGEFVLASTYEMITLPENLASRLEGKSSLGRLGLLTHSTAGFIDPGFSGHVTLELSNVATLPIKLWPGMKIGQLCVFQLTSPAERPYGSGATGSRYQGQRGPTPSRSYLNFHRTEI
- a CDS encoding DUF488 domain-containing protein; translated protein: MIRLRRVYEEPERDDGVRVLVDRIWPRGVKKDELPLDEWPKELTPSPELRRWYHGPDGDFDEFRRRYLAELTADEPNAALTRLHELDRAGRTVTLLTSAKDPEHGHPAVLAERLDEMRDGKGS
- a CDS encoding PP2C family protein-serine/threonine phosphatase, whose amino-acid sequence is MPRQLWLVPWGVLVVLAVVQMIAPGWVQLAFVFAALPPLTGLLFGPWRTAALSVAVLVLLMLPPTQPAHINEPDVAAMTAIAGFSVLVSWVRSRYTRELVRVGSVAEAAQRAVLPPVAPRVGAVSCAGLYRAAQVAAQVGGDLYDVREGPYGVRALVADVQGHGLAAVGTVAALLGTFREALLDERELAGVALRLDRRLRIEAGTAGPEPSELFVTAVLLEFPPDEDAVRLTSCGHPPMLLLRDGGVRELAAVPAPPLGLGLEGLTPHPLTVPLCPGDVLLGYTDGVTEARNASGAFYPLVERVSGWCGAKGGPSPDPQALVDFVWRDMTGFASEVRDDVALLALRPAAERASERA